Below is a genomic region from Burkholderia pyrrocinia.
CGAACGATATGCCGGTGCGCCACCGCAACCGGGACCATGTAGAGGCGCCCATACATGTTGTAGGTTTCAACCGACGTCGTAACATACATTGACTTGGCACGGCCGGTCACTATTGCGCCGTCAGCACGGGGCACGATATCGACAGAAACCATGACGGCCAGATGCCGGTCTCGGGAAGACAGCACCAGTTGGTAGTCACCGATCCTCTCAACCGTGAAGAAATCGAGCCGACCGCCGACTAAAGGTGTCGACCTCGGTCTCTTTCTCGAAAACCCTTTAATT
It encodes:
- a CDS encoding DUF2867 domain-containing protein; translated protein: MKRSYIADIPDSACLVGSANNLNFLHVDCAPLNGPFTAFEAYRIMTTDISLPLRGAFFLRDKISRLFNVREIKGFSRKRPRSTPLVGGRLDFFTVERIGDYQLVLSSRDRHLAVMVSVDIVPRADGAIVTGRAKSMYVTTSVETYNMYGRLYMVPVAVAHRHIVRKMLRKVEAITGAIKERS